A genomic segment from Necator americanus strain Aroian chromosome III, whole genome shotgun sequence encodes:
- a CDS encoding hypothetical protein (NECATOR_CHRIII.G11735.T1) has translation MAPLLSLYLFGKVTLIGGKQQSQGEGHIPTRSCLGSVLKRPLLSTLRGWLKVPQKSRKLKHLRAISPHDVREHRLRAVQTTLSTSDASTSCVCGDSCTS, from the exons ATG GCTCCTTTGCTATCACTCTACTTATTTGGAAAGGTGACCCTGATTGGTGGGAAACAGCAGTCGCAAGGTGAGGGGCACATCCCAACAAGAAGTTGTTTGGGCAGC GTCTTGAAGCGACCATTGCT TTCAACATTGCGTGGGTGGCTAAAGGTTCCACAGAAATCAAGGAAATTGAAGCATCTCAGAGCCATCAGTCCGCATGACGTCCGTGAACACAG ACTTCGTGCGGTTCAAACGACTCTGAGTACCTCCGATGCCTCAACTTCTTGTGTTTGTGGCGACAGCT GTACAAGTTGA